Proteins from a single region of Bdellovibrio bacteriovorus HD100:
- the motA gene encoding flagellar motor stator protein MotA: MGFVGILVVFVMVFGGFLIAGGNMSVIIKAAPLELMIIGGAALGAYIIANPMKVIKAGFKMSIKAMTAKGPQKQDYVELLQMMFQLFQAFRKEGPQGIEKHIEEPDKSDIFKAYPSFMHNHHAVHFLCDTMKITLSAEMSPYDVDDLLDADIKAIHHEEHMAVHAVQTVADGFPGLGIVAAVLGIVKTMAHLTDGVEKIGALVASALVGTMLGVFGAYGLIGPTATKMGADIDAEGRYLGCIKAAMVALQRGAPPIVCVEYARRSIMPEERPSFEEVDKATKEIKKAA, translated from the coding sequence ATGGGTTTTGTAGGTATATTAGTTGTATTCGTGATGGTGTTCGGCGGCTTCCTCATAGCCGGCGGTAACATGTCCGTGATCATCAAGGCGGCCCCTCTGGAGCTGATGATTATCGGGGGCGCAGCCCTCGGAGCGTACATTATTGCAAATCCGATGAAGGTCATCAAAGCCGGATTCAAAATGAGTATCAAGGCAATGACGGCGAAAGGTCCTCAGAAGCAGGATTATGTCGAACTGTTGCAGATGATGTTCCAGTTGTTCCAGGCTTTCCGTAAGGAAGGTCCTCAAGGTATCGAGAAACACATCGAGGAACCGGACAAGAGTGACATCTTCAAAGCTTATCCAAGTTTCATGCACAACCATCATGCGGTTCACTTCCTTTGTGACACGATGAAAATCACGCTGTCAGCAGAGATGTCTCCGTACGATGTTGATGATCTGCTGGATGCCGACATCAAAGCCATTCACCACGAAGAGCACATGGCGGTTCACGCCGTGCAGACAGTGGCCGACGGTTTCCCGGGTCTGGGGATCGTTGCCGCGGTTTTGGGTATCGTTAAAACGATGGCCCACTTGACGGACGGGGTTGAAAAGATCGGTGCCTTGGTTGCAAGCGCCCTGGTTGGAACGATGCTGGGGGTTTTCGGAGCGTACGGTCTGATTGGTCCGACGGCGACGAAAATGGGTGCGGATATTGATGCTGAAGGTCGTTACCTGGGTTGTATCAAAGCTGCGATGGTGGCTTTGCAAAGAGGTGCACCTCCGATTGTGTGTGTCGAGTACGCACGT
- a CDS encoding pseudouridine synthase, whose amino-acid sequence MSENNSSERVRLNKLIADSGLASRRHADRMIEEGLVTVNGKRVYELGIKVDPQSDRILVDGKPLRKPLTQKIYAILNKPTGVLTTMDDPHDRPTVAEYLTELPVRVFPVGRLDWDSEGMLLLTNDGDFANKVMHPKAEVTKTYLVKLNGKPEPFQLEKLKKGVSIVGGKVSARHIEKIKKTGDNKSEKYEWYKIVITEGKNRQIRQMFAKIGFDVMRLQRVAIGRLRMGAVKTGELVYLNDAAVQRVFLADDPEEIKTKRTYKGRATSEKKTAKPASKVKTTKKPSKYKNGKKV is encoded by the coding sequence ATGTCTGAAAATAACTCCTCTGAAAGAGTTCGACTTAATAAACTAATTGCTGACAGTGGACTGGCATCCCGTCGTCATGCAGACCGCATGATCGAAGAGGGCCTGGTGACCGTGAACGGTAAACGCGTTTACGAGCTGGGTATCAAAGTTGATCCTCAAAGCGACCGTATTCTTGTTGATGGCAAGCCTCTGCGCAAGCCGCTGACCCAGAAGATCTACGCTATTCTGAATAAACCCACCGGCGTTCTGACCACCATGGATGACCCGCATGACCGCCCAACAGTGGCGGAATACCTGACCGAGCTTCCAGTGCGCGTGTTCCCGGTAGGTCGTCTGGACTGGGACTCTGAAGGCATGCTGCTTTTGACCAACGATGGTGATTTCGCCAACAAGGTCATGCACCCAAAAGCTGAAGTAACCAAAACTTACCTGGTGAAACTGAACGGCAAACCTGAACCATTCCAGTTGGAAAAGCTTAAAAAAGGCGTTTCCATCGTGGGCGGCAAAGTTTCTGCCCGTCACATTGAAAAGATCAAAAAGACCGGCGACAACAAATCTGAAAAGTACGAATGGTACAAAATCGTGATCACTGAGGGTAAAAACCGTCAGATCCGTCAGATGTTCGCAAAAATCGGTTTTGATGTGATGAGACTTCAGCGTGTGGCGATCGGTCGTCTGCGTATGGGGGCGGTAAAAACCGGCGAACTGGTTTATCTGAACGATGCCGCTGTTCAACGTGTCTTCCTGGCGGATGATCCGGAAGAGATCAAAACAAAACGCACTTACAAGGGCCGCGCCACTTCTGAAAAGAAAACGGCGAAACCGGCTTCCAAAGTGAAGACCACCAAGAAACCAAGCAAATACAAAAACGGTAAAAAAGTTTAA
- a CDS encoding DUF5020 family protein — MTKNKILFHVLAFILTTTVAATSSAADWSQTNIQFLHGNEYKKGNDDSYSATVVTFEHLSSWAYGSNFFFFDITSPDTENSTAYYGEFSPALSLGKTGVLTPPEGVLKDVLLQLNFEIPQGPARRVNLGGVTLEWKDLWFDYLGTQFLYRDALGVDGHTGQLTVVWLKRFGGEVFPLEFSGFVDWAGQEGPLKDNIHTQASFLYDFNRRTQNKVPLKIGVEYKYWNNKYGIQGVVENVPQAKLLWIF, encoded by the coding sequence ATGACTAAAAACAAAATTCTATTTCATGTGCTCGCATTCATTTTGACGACAACTGTAGCTGCGACTTCTTCTGCTGCTGACTGGTCACAAACCAACATCCAATTCCTGCATGGGAACGAATACAAAAAAGGCAACGATGACAGCTATTCAGCCACCGTCGTGACTTTTGAGCACTTGAGTTCCTGGGCCTACGGCTCCAATTTTTTCTTCTTTGATATCACCAGCCCCGACACCGAAAACAGCACTGCTTACTACGGTGAATTCTCTCCAGCCCTAAGTCTGGGTAAGACCGGCGTCTTGACGCCGCCAGAAGGGGTGTTGAAGGACGTTTTGTTGCAATTGAACTTTGAAATCCCGCAGGGGCCCGCTCGCCGGGTGAATCTGGGCGGAGTGACCTTGGAATGGAAAGATCTGTGGTTTGATTACCTGGGCACCCAGTTCCTGTATCGCGACGCTTTGGGGGTCGACGGGCACACCGGTCAGCTGACTGTGGTGTGGTTGAAACGTTTTGGTGGTGAGGTCTTTCCGCTGGAGTTTTCCGGTTTTGTGGACTGGGCAGGGCAGGAAGGTCCGTTGAAGGACAACATTCACACCCAGGCCAGTTTCCTTTACGACTTCAATCGTCGCACGCAAAACAAAGTGCCGTTGAAGATCGGCGTTGAATACAAATACTGGAACAACAAGTACGGCATCCAGGGTGTGGTTGAAAATGTGCCACAAGCCAAGCTTCTTTGGATCTTTTAA
- a CDS encoding protein-disulfide reductase DsbD family protein, which yields MRISLLYVVAILLSLITSPRSWAADPNDTDPLLAETKVVPYEWSPGQGGNIEIKMTLPEGYHAYEDKFSVVILEPDGFKVAPFKIEPIVEWHDKFSKKMRSGVEKAATLTAHIEAPHRFLKKHTKMKMELTYQACSDQFCLFPTTKLIEVPIVVTMVEGESQILEADVQPMAAPTDFFDTANFQKYLGSSMIAGLIFVFFAGIFTSFTPCIFPMIPITLAVLGNHSNERTRLQNFFTSCIYVLGIATTYSLLGLAAASSGGLFGASLGNPYVLTVVCAIFLAMALSMYGLYDLQVPAFLRNKLGRGTKKQGVIGVYLTGLFAGIVASPCVGPVLVAILTYVASTQNKMMGFLYLFVYALGLGLIFIVLGLFNQLANSLPRSGPWMNAFKFILGTLMLSAFYYYLELLLPARWFDGALAIGLIVLASIYGAFLPAKGQSALRHIQKGLMQALLVVGIGYAVIAVLDLRPYIRGQMMGGASINQIQKLNWRPYSDAALAQATKEQKPVIIDFWADWCAACLELEEHTFTDPRVRAMSENYVLLKFDATKDSPELRELKKKYHIQGLPTVVFINPHGVWIDALTLTQFEKAPEFLKRMEKGRQ from the coding sequence ATGAGAATCAGCCTGCTTTACGTTGTAGCCATCCTGCTTTCCCTGATCACAAGTCCAAGGTCTTGGGCTGCAGATCCCAACGACACCGACCCGTTACTGGCAGAAACCAAAGTCGTGCCTTACGAATGGAGCCCGGGCCAGGGCGGCAATATCGAAATAAAAATGACGCTCCCCGAAGGATATCACGCGTATGAAGACAAATTCAGCGTGGTGATCCTGGAACCAGACGGCTTCAAAGTGGCTCCGTTCAAGATTGAGCCGATCGTTGAGTGGCATGACAAGTTCTCCAAGAAGATGCGCAGCGGGGTTGAAAAAGCTGCGACACTCACGGCACATATTGAAGCGCCTCACCGCTTCCTGAAAAAACACACCAAAATGAAAATGGAGCTCACTTATCAGGCGTGTTCAGATCAGTTCTGTCTGTTCCCGACCACAAAACTGATTGAAGTTCCAATTGTCGTGACCATGGTGGAAGGTGAATCCCAAATTCTGGAAGCCGACGTGCAACCAATGGCTGCACCAACGGATTTCTTTGATACCGCCAACTTCCAGAAGTATCTGGGAAGCAGCATGATCGCCGGTTTGATCTTTGTGTTCTTCGCCGGGATCTTCACCAGCTTCACTCCGTGCATCTTCCCGATGATCCCGATCACCCTGGCAGTTCTGGGAAATCACTCGAATGAAAGAACCCGCCTGCAGAATTTCTTCACCAGCTGTATTTATGTGCTGGGCATTGCAACCACCTATTCCCTGCTGGGCCTGGCTGCGGCTTCCAGCGGAGGTTTGTTCGGCGCCAGTCTGGGGAATCCTTATGTTCTGACCGTGGTCTGTGCGATTTTCCTGGCGATGGCACTTTCGATGTACGGACTGTATGATTTGCAGGTGCCAGCCTTCCTGCGCAACAAACTGGGACGCGGAACCAAAAAGCAAGGTGTCATCGGTGTATATCTGACGGGATTGTTTGCCGGTATCGTGGCAAGCCCTTGTGTCGGACCGGTGCTGGTGGCGATTTTGACTTACGTGGCCTCGACACAGAACAAGATGATGGGCTTCCTGTATCTGTTCGTTTACGCCCTGGGCTTGGGATTGATTTTCATTGTGCTGGGGCTGTTCAATCAACTGGCCAATTCCCTGCCTCGTTCCGGTCCATGGATGAATGCGTTCAAGTTCATTCTGGGAACCCTGATGCTTTCGGCATTCTATTACTATCTGGAATTGCTGCTGCCGGCGCGCTGGTTTGACGGCGCCCTTGCCATCGGTCTGATTGTTCTGGCCAGCATCTATGGCGCCTTCTTGCCAGCCAAAGGCCAAAGCGCCCTTCGCCACATTCAAAAAGGTCTGATGCAGGCTTTGCTGGTTGTCGGCATTGGTTACGCAGTGATCGCCGTGCTGGATCTGCGCCCTTATATCCGCGGGCAGATGATGGGTGGCGCGAGCATCAATCAAATCCAAAAATTGAACTGGCGGCCCTACTCTGATGCCGCCCTGGCCCAAGCCACCAAAGAGCAGAAGCCGGTGATAATCGATTTCTGGGCGGACTGGTGTGCGGCCTGCCTTGAGCTGGAAGAACACACCTTCACCGATCCTCGTGTGCGGGCCATGTCTGAAAATTATGTGTTGTTGAAATTTGATGCGACCAAAGATTCACCGGAACTGCGTGAACTGAAAAAGAAATACCACATTCAGGGTTTACCGACGGTGGTGTTCATCAACCCACACGGAGTGTGGATTGATGCTTTGACTTTGACTCAGTTTGAAAAGGCCCCTGAATTCCTGAAACGAATGGAAAAGGGCCGTCAGTAA
- a CDS encoding methyl-accepting chemotaxis protein: protein MNFKAQFKGLRGKLLGVAVLPLIALSVTAWISFQGFSQIGTMLNESYEVYVPNIRLLGQLNLNRANIGYFTFAALANKEDMKNRENFVGLLDRSVDSYKAAMAEYEKQNFIQGEAEAFRAMKDNYPKYLEYTKQVREALLRGTPADFEFVVSLVDKGGPWQVLQIQIDHTITKIYEMYTAISKSNNELQKKERAQKASLIVGVALGSSLVLFLIMLWIANRVSGSVGRVVGALTEISQNVSGAISQLSVAGQALSTSSTEAAASLEETVASLEEMTSMVSRNSDSAKQASSLADGSSSVAKEGEREINGLIESMSQISRDSKKIEEIIHVIDDIAFQTNLLALNAAVEAARAGEQGKGFAVVAEAVRALAQRSATAAKEINGLIKESVERTEKGSVVADNSGQVLSRIVSSVEQVVVLNREIAQASSEQSQGISQISKAMNQLDQASQSNAASSEEIAATAGEIERRAHELQQQVQILSSEVLGA, encoded by the coding sequence ATGAATTTTAAAGCACAGTTTAAGGGCCTTCGTGGAAAACTTCTGGGTGTGGCGGTCTTGCCGCTGATCGCTCTGTCGGTGACAGCGTGGATCAGCTTTCAGGGTTTCAGTCAGATCGGGACCATGCTGAATGAATCTTACGAAGTGTATGTGCCAAATATCCGCCTGTTGGGCCAGCTGAATCTGAATCGCGCCAATATCGGCTATTTCACTTTCGCAGCTTTGGCGAACAAAGAGGACATGAAAAACCGCGAAAACTTTGTGGGTCTGCTGGATCGTTCGGTGGATTCTTACAAGGCGGCGATGGCCGAATACGAAAAGCAGAATTTCATCCAGGGCGAGGCCGAGGCATTCCGTGCGATGAAGGACAACTATCCAAAGTATCTTGAATACACCAAACAGGTGCGCGAAGCTTTGCTGCGCGGAACTCCGGCGGACTTTGAATTTGTGGTCAGCCTTGTGGATAAGGGCGGACCTTGGCAGGTGCTGCAAATCCAGATCGATCACACAATCACCAAGATTTATGAGATGTATACGGCCATCAGCAAATCCAACAATGAACTGCAGAAAAAAGAACGCGCCCAAAAGGCGTCTTTGATTGTGGGTGTGGCATTGGGGTCTTCCTTGGTGCTGTTCCTGATCATGTTGTGGATTGCGAACCGCGTTTCCGGTTCTGTCGGCCGGGTTGTCGGGGCGCTGACCGAAATCAGTCAGAATGTCTCTGGCGCGATTTCCCAGCTGTCCGTGGCGGGCCAGGCATTGTCCACGTCTTCCACCGAAGCGGCGGCCTCTCTGGAAGAAACGGTGGCTTCCTTGGAAGAAATGACTTCGATGGTTTCGCGAAATTCTGACAGTGCGAAACAGGCTTCGTCTTTGGCGGATGGTTCTTCGTCTGTGGCCAAAGAAGGGGAGCGTGAAATCAACGGTCTGATTGAATCCATGTCGCAGATTTCCCGCGATTCCAAAAAAATTGAAGAGATCATCCACGTTATCGATGACATCGCCTTTCAGACGAACCTGCTGGCACTGAATGCCGCGGTCGAAGCGGCCCGTGCCGGTGAACAGGGGAAAGGCTTCGCCGTCGTGGCTGAAGCCGTGCGTGCGCTGGCTCAGCGGTCCGCCACAGCGGCCAAAGAAATCAACGGTCTGATCAAGGAAAGTGTGGAGCGAACAGAAAAAGGCAGCGTGGTGGCGGATAATTCCGGCCAGGTTCTGTCCAGAATCGTGTCTTCGGTTGAGCAGGTTGTGGTGTTAAATCGCGAGATCGCCCAGGCCAGCAGCGAACAGTCACAAGGCATTTCCCAGATCAGCAAGGCCATGAACCAGCTGGATCAGGCATCGCAAAGCAATGCGGCGTCTTCAGAAGAGATCGCCGCAACGGCGGGGGAAATCGAACGTCGTGCCCACGAACTGCAGCAGCAGGTTCAGATCCTCAGCTCCGAAGTGCTCGGAGCCTGA
- a CDS encoding YgaP family membrane protein — MSVFSKNEGSVDRTLRIVVGLGLISLAFVGPANPWFLLGTIPLVTGLVGWCPAYQIFGLSTCQHKKVMKM, encoded by the coding sequence ATGTCTGTCTTTTCAAAAAATGAGGGCTCTGTGGATCGAACTTTGCGTATCGTGGTGGGCCTGGGCCTGATAAGCCTGGCCTTTGTCGGCCCCGCCAACCCGTGGTTCTTGCTGGGCACAATCCCGTTGGTCACAGGCCTTGTGGGCTGGTGTCCTGCTTATCAGATTTTTGGTCTGTCCACCTGCCAACATAAAAAAGTAATGAAAATGTAA
- a CDS encoding EamA family transporter, translating to MNPRLRGSLEISVASVGFGFLGIFGKWAFQSGLSVGELLSYRFALAAVLLWIFLLLFRPSWVRLSVRQIVIAALLGIFGYAFFSTLYFTAVDGLSITLAALLLYTYPFWVNVFSHFFTQDKISGKEALCLVAASSGLVMLLWGHIEVKNIWAVAAGLGAAISYAIYVLLSGRLQKNVRPITSALYVITFGALALSLFHHPHYSAISNLSDIQATSILGLAFVCTIIPLTLELAALQKLKSTEVALLMMIEPITAALMGALIFHERLTPVQLLGALVIGAALVTNTLYSRPTPSAD from the coding sequence ATGAACCCACGTCTTCGCGGATCTTTGGAAATTTCTGTAGCGAGCGTGGGTTTTGGTTTTTTGGGGATCTTCGGTAAATGGGCTTTCCAGTCGGGACTGTCCGTCGGTGAGCTGCTGTCTTACCGCTTTGCTCTGGCGGCGGTGCTTTTGTGGATCTTCCTGCTTTTGTTCCGGCCTTCCTGGGTGCGACTGAGCGTGCGCCAGATCGTGATCGCGGCTTTGCTGGGGATCTTTGGTTATGCCTTCTTTTCCACCCTTTACTTCACAGCCGTCGATGGCCTGAGCATTACTCTGGCAGCGCTGCTGCTTTACACGTACCCTTTCTGGGTAAATGTCTTTTCCCACTTTTTTACCCAGGACAAAATCTCCGGGAAAGAAGCCCTGTGTTTGGTGGCGGCCTCCTCGGGTCTGGTGATGCTGCTGTGGGGGCATATCGAAGTTAAAAATATCTGGGCCGTGGCCGCGGGGCTGGGCGCCGCCATCAGCTACGCAATTTACGTTTTACTGTCCGGTCGCCTGCAAAAGAATGTGCGCCCTATCACTTCAGCCCTTTATGTGATCACCTTCGGTGCGCTGGCTCTTTCGCTTTTCCATCATCCCCACTATTCCGCGATCAGCAACCTGAGTGATATTCAAGCCACCAGCATCCTGGGGCTGGCCTTTGTCTGCACAATCATCCCACTGACGCTGGAACTGGCCGCTTTGCAAAAACTAAAAAGCACCGAAGTGGCTTTGTTGATGATGATTGAGCCGATCACCGCCGCCCTGATGGGTGCTTTGATCTTCCATGAACGGCTCACGCCCGTGCAACTGCTTGGCGCCCTGGTCATCGGTGCAGCCCTGGTCACGAACACTCTCTATTCACGACCGACCCCGTCTGCCGACTAG
- a CDS encoding hemoblobin-interacting domain-containing protein produces the protein MQKRYIMLTVVFLASTLLFQNCAPSAVTFKDSVELASSVEMQEEVVPEEEAPVLKSQTFTAASKAKVIDMVWVIDNSASMTSGAEIIRKNFEKFAHLVENQVDLRVALVSKKDAFSLKTHVALPETMKNGQQVDFMVHSYNLLLVAAAATCPESATDAFCKKIQANSRYDKAYSSLSEFFRPQSQKVFVFVTDDDSSARDNTTVQFDAENLNGYVGIIKNLAVDEDYITAETFQDRMIRAFGRNGSYKVFGFIASATSKCRARPSDVYRSLITASAGAAFEVCAADWSAGFTKLSERVVDYATTEFSLQSENVKKVLSVQLNGKTLIPGQDYSVADGKVTLNSTLVKTLGNYIIDVTYTE, from the coding sequence ATGCAGAAACGTTATATCATGCTGACCGTTGTCTTTCTGGCTTCCACGCTTCTTTTTCAAAACTGTGCCCCTTCCGCCGTGACCTTTAAAGACTCGGTCGAACTGGCTTCTTCGGTAGAAATGCAGGAAGAAGTGGTGCCGGAAGAAGAAGCTCCGGTTCTAAAGTCACAAACCTTCACCGCGGCTTCAAAAGCAAAAGTCATTGATATGGTGTGGGTGATCGACAACTCCGCGTCCATGACCAGCGGGGCTGAAATCATTCGCAAAAATTTTGAAAAGTTCGCGCACCTGGTGGAAAACCAAGTGGATCTGCGAGTGGCCCTGGTTTCCAAAAAGGACGCCTTTTCGCTGAAGACCCATGTGGCTTTGCCCGAGACCATGAAAAACGGACAGCAGGTGGATTTTATGGTGCATAGTTATAATCTGCTGTTGGTGGCGGCGGCGGCCACTTGCCCTGAATCCGCAACGGATGCTTTCTGCAAAAAGATTCAGGCGAACAGTCGCTATGACAAAGCTTATTCTTCATTGAGTGAATTCTTTCGCCCGCAATCGCAGAAGGTTTTTGTGTTTGTGACGGATGATGACTCTTCGGCACGCGACAACACCACAGTTCAGTTTGATGCTGAAAACCTGAATGGCTACGTCGGTATTATTAAAAATCTTGCGGTGGACGAGGACTATATCACGGCCGAGACATTCCAGGATCGTATGATTCGTGCTTTCGGCCGGAACGGTTCCTATAAAGTCTTTGGCTTTATTGCAAGCGCCACCAGCAAGTGCCGGGCCCGCCCCAGTGATGTCTACAGATCACTGATCACCGCCAGTGCCGGAGCCGCCTTTGAAGTGTGTGCCGCAGACTGGAGTGCCGGCTTTACCAAGCTTTCTGAACGAGTCGTTGATTATGCGACGACAGAGTTTTCTTTGCAGAGTGAAAACGTCAAAAAAGTTCTGTCGGTTCAGCTGAATGGTAAGACACTGATTCCGGGCCAGGACTATTCTGTTGCTGATGGCAAAGTCACCCTGAACTCGACTTTGGTCAAAACGCTGGGAAATTATATCATCGACGTCACCTACACAGAGTAG